GTCTCCATTGCTTGAGAAGGGCCAATATAGCACATCCTCTGTAGCCATTCGACTTAGCAGAATCTTTTTTATCATCTCAGCATCTTCCTCTACAAAAAGGCCATCCACCTCTGTTTGCCATCGTCTGGTATTGGGATCAATTAGGCAGCTCACCAGGGAATGTTCAAAGTCATCAATGGGGCATATAGGCAGGTGTGGTGGAAGTTTTCTTGGTAACCACCGGTGCTTccatatgtttattttttcaccATTTCCTACCCTCCATCTTGACCCCCTTTGGATAACATCCCTTCCTATCAAAATACTCTTCCATGCGTAAGACCCCATTCTCGTATCCGCAGCTTCCCTAATTGTGGTATTGGGGAAAGAACAAGCCTTGAAAACCTTATAGAAGAGAGAGGTTTTATTGTGCAAAAGCTGCCAAGCCTGTTTTGCTAGCAAAGAATCATTGAACATGGCTAGATCTCTAAACCCCATTCCACCAACCATCTTAGATTTTTTCATGTCTTCTCACTTCACCCAATGAACTGTTCTTCACTCACCTtgttgtccccaccaaaatttcttgattagaatttcaatttcattGCACAATCCAATGGGTATTTTAAAACATCCCATTGTGTAAGTGGGGATAGCTTGAATAACTGCCTTCAACAACACTTCCCTACCTGCTTGAGTTAGTAATTTTCCTTCCCATCCTTGCAATTTCCTCCACACCCTCTTTTTCATGTAGCTAAAACTCGCTTTTTTCCATTTACCCACAAAGGAAGGGAGGCCCAAGTACCTCTCATACTGCATTATTTCAGGCACATCCAAAGCCACCTTTATCTCATGCTTCAATTCAGCTGAAGTGCATTTGCTAAAATAAAGATGTCTTGCTCCTATTAACCTTTTTCCTCGAGGCCATCTCATACATATTCAGAATTTCCAACACCTTGCCACATTCTTTCATATTTGTCCTGCAAAAGAGAAGACTATCATTTgcgaaaagaaaataaaaagctagTTGTGGAGTTTTTGTGATAAAGAGATTTAACTAAAAATTCTTTTAGCATTTAAAGCATTTTTCAAACTAGGTGTTTTGGAatagtttatttagttttttctttttttttttgctaaaagtattccataaaatctaaaaactaaataaaataaattgattaatgttttgttgtagcaaaaataaataaataaataaaagctcaCTTATAATCTAAAGTAATTACTATCACTCATTAGATAATTAAACTGATAAAAAGCTTTTAAATTTGTGAAAGGACAAACGacagtgtatatatattttaaaaatgttttgtatttttatactTGAATCcaattaattcaataataacaataataaatattattattattattattattgttgttgtatgtACTAGGAAATTGATGGCCAAAACCCACTAAGAACAGTGATGCCTTGTCCCTCAAACTAAGTCTACACTCTAGTATTTTTATAGAGAGTGGGAAAATAGTTCTACCATAAATTTGGGACTAAGTTCAGGTCTAAAGCCGAGGAATCTGAAGTAATGAAGAAAGACAATTTAAGTAACAATTGAGGATATTGCGGTCCTCGGGTGAGTTCGAGGACTAGTTCTTATATATGAATGACACAAATTCTATACCAAATAATTCACTGTTCACTTTCTTGTTTTTTTCATCCTTAGAGAATAATCCCCCTTTTAACTATGAGGTTCCCCTCTGTTATATATCCTTCCTCTTTGCATCCTAACTCTTTACTTGTATGTCTTAGGGCTTTTCTTAGgttacttgtcccatcagaatTCTGCTGAAGGTGATAGAAAGGGCTGCTAACTGTGAAACTACTGTTCATATGTCAGTTCCTCATCAATGCAACTGATAAGGTTGTTGCAGTGCATTCAATACGGTAGGGAAGGTATACCCTTTACAGGAAGCTTCCTTCGACCGTCTTGGCCCTTTCCATGATCCTTTTTTCTCAAAATGGATTCTCCTAAAGTGTTATCTCGTATCTTCCTCCCTTCTCAAGTCAATGAAGTCCTCGAGTTGGATACACTTTTGTGGGTAGAACTGTGCGATACTTCATGCTCCATCCTCTTCAGTCCTCGTACGCTCTACAATTACCTCTCTTTAAAAATGGAAACCCATTGAGcgtcattttttaaaagaagtatAAAGATTTATATCAAttcattatatttattaaaagctaaaagcttaaaattttcaattgatatcttaaaccacaaaaacatatttttgctaTATTATATCAATCTGAATGCTATCTTAAACcacaaaaacaaacttttgctatttttttatggaaaaaaagtAGCAATGCCATATTCTATTTTCACATGCTATtcatttatctctttctttctcttcctttttgtcTCTTTCTTCTCTGAAATTCTCTcttgtctctcttcctcttcatctgATTATACCTCTATCTATGAAAGCTCGCCActaccaggaaaaaaaaaatttcaatgatcACCTCAAACCACCATCCCCACAACCTATCACCACCTCAAACCCACaacaccatcaccaccaccatcaaaacccacaaacaaggACACCAAATTCatcccaaaaccaaaacaaatccACCATTCACAATCACAACTCTTAAAACCCATTCTaaacccaaacaaaatcaacaatctacaacaaaaaaaacccacgaTCCACAACCTATCCCacaataaaaacaaacccaCCATCTCCAGGATTGGATTCATCTCCACCACACTAAACTTCAACAGCAAACCAACATTGATCTCCACCAACAAACTAGCAAACGATCCATGCCACCGAAAATCCATAAACCACTCCACCATACTTGATTTGccaagagagagaataaagctttctaagagggagagagagagagttgaataaaaaaaagttttaatttttgcatTTGTGATTGTACGTTTCTGTTAGTATAAGTGTTACTATTGATAGAAGCGTGGTCACaaacactaaatttttttggcatttgacacatttaatgtaagtatatatatatatatatatatattttttttttttttttttatttggtgtgTTTAATGCTAAAAATTAGCATTTAACATATCTGATTCTAGAGCTAAAGCTCTTTCGAATATTTGCTAAAACATGTGACAATTTCTACTGAATAGTTTTAGGAAGCGTGGTGCTTTAGGAAGCGTGGTGCTAAAGCTCTTTCGAATATTTGCTAAAAATACctcaattataaaattcaacagagaaccaaaaagaaaaatggtaaaaaaaactcaaaattctaACAATTCCTATTACAGTAAGTATAGggatacaaaaaaatttacccaaCTTTTTCAGTGATTGgtatatagaataaaatttgtattaatgATAAGTTGATGTAAAAGTAATGtttcaccaatcacaacttgatAACTTACTTTGCTAACTCAATAAGTTAAtataaaagtagtaaaaaaatttgtatttctaGTCTTGCTCTTCCCATGGACATAAAGCTCAGAATacaaccaaaagagaaaaatctgaatttccgaggaaaaaatcaaataaaatcttaacatCCAAAATGGGAATAAACGGAGCCGATTGCTTTCTCCACATTTGCAGAGTTTGGCATGTATGGCTTCCTTCTCACATATGCCAACATGAGCAGCTTATCAACTTGTTAGACTTAAAATTCATTCAATAAGCAGACAAGCTTCATTCAAAATTACCAAACTATCAAAATTGGCTTTTAACTTTCAACTTAAGATGTGACCATTCAATGAGTTTAATGGTGAGTCAGAAGATAGAATATCGTAGGTACACATAGTTTGGAAATAAATAGCACAAAAAGAATTGATTACTATAAATTATACTCGTGAAACAGAAAAATTTGTAGGGAATCTAAGCCCATCCAGGAATATCCATTCCTTTGATggggaaatttaaaaataaagatatgaaACTAAGgaaagttcaaaaataattAGAATCAAATGGGTGGTTTTTAATCTCAATCAATAGCTTCCTGGAATCAGCTATCTTTGTATGCTCAATTTTTCCTAAGGAACCTTAAACTTTCCCATCAAGTTCAGTAGATTCTGATAAACCACTGTGTTTTTGTTGTCTGGAAGTAGGGAGTGAGTGGCTCCTACGCTCCTTTCCACCAGGCTTAGATGAGGCATTTCCGTACCATATCATTCCAACTACCGCTATTATCATTCCCAAAACCACATGCAAATTAAGACCCTCcttcccaaaaaagaagaatccCATAATCAAAACAAGGATTGTCTTCATATGACCAAGTACTTGAAAAGACACAGCCGTAAATCTTCCTATGCAAATGAATTGGCTGAGGTTGGTCCCCACAGCAATAGTGCATGAAAGAATTATAAACATCTGGTAAGAGCAAGTTACAGCGGAATTGTGAGTTATAGTACAATTAAAATCAGATAATGTAAGACAGAAGACATTCACCCCCGTTATGCATGTAAATAAACCGGGTGCACAAATGTCATGTATTCCAACACCGCCACattgaagttagtaaaaagacACTATAGGAGCTATCGTGGTCTTTTTAAATAAGAGCCACAAAAAACAAATCTACAAAAAAGTTTGCTTGCTAGacagaaaaatataagaaagtgctttttgggtcattcttgcttgaaaaaatcaagagagagagagagaaagagggagttTAGTTTAGAATGTTGAGAAAATGACATTTAATGTTGCATTTGGATGCcatgaacagtaactttttaAAGTTCCTCTAATAACTGGGGAAAGCAGTTGAGGATCTTTTTAATTGATTGCATAAAAAGCAAATGACAGTATATGTCACTGATGTTTGTTATGCCTATAACACGATAgtttaaaacatgaaattttgatttgcatatgatgatgataaaaaaaacaattacttttttttttaataagtaaaaaacaaTCACTTCGTATAAGAATCATGGAAGACAGACCATAAATTGCTGCTGTACTTACCAAAGACCACACATTATAGTCATACGCGTCAACTCTTTTGGTTGTCAACCAGTAATCTAGAAAGGGGCCTATTAACAGCAATGAAGCAGCCTGTGCTGGAGCAGTATGTCCCAAAAGGTTGAAAGAGCCAAGTGAATACTTCCGTTGAAGAAAATGAACATACTGTATGCAgaaatttgacacaaaaataaGATGAGTCttttgaacaataaaaaaaagaatttaaaagagagaaTTCTGTTTATGAGTTTGTCAAAAGAGAGTTTGTAGATAGACAATTTAGAATGTAATTAACACTATATTTCGTACGGTGTGTGTGCACTCAATTGAACATAATATTAATATGTGTCTCAATCTAGCAGACTCCAACATATGTAACTGCACATGCAGAGATCTTGATAGTTATGTGCACATGCGTAGAGGTATTGACTACTTACATATTGTTGCAGAGCAGTGCTCCAGACAGCTATAAAGGCTGCAATGAAGCCTCTGGTATTAACACTCACATCAGTGACAGTGCAAACACCAACACCCAATAGAACAACTGCTATGCTCAGTTTCGTGTCTCTAGAGTATCGAATTTTGTccagcacaacttccaaaaggcAGGATACAGGGATCATACTCAACTTAGCAATCTGTAAATAAAACAGAGAATAACATTCAAAAATCATCCAATAGATTGCCAGAATGAAATCGTAAACTGGATCATACAGAAACTTACCTGATAGAATCCAACAGAGTTCCACATTAGACTAACATTCATTCCAACAATAGAGAAGTTAGCAAAGATAACAAATTTTAGAAGCTCCGAGAATGGTAGATGAGAGGATTGGATATATCCCAACCACCGTAGGACAACTGTCATCAGAGTTGTTGTTGCAAAATGCAAACCAGTTAATGTTGTAGCTGCAAAAGATAGCAACTACTTAGA
This DNA window, taken from Quercus robur chromosome 2, dhQueRobu3.1, whole genome shotgun sequence, encodes the following:
- the LOC126713597 gene encoding UDP-rhamnose/UDP-galactose transporter 6, with amino-acid sequence MAPASKADKKASVDAAAWMFNVVTSVGIIIVNKALMATYGFSFATTLTGLHFATTTLMTVVLRWLGYIQSSHLPFSELLKFVIFANFSIVGMNVSLMWNSVGFYQIAKLSMIPVSCLLEVVLDKIRYSRDTKLSIAVVLLGVGVCTVTDVSVNTRGFIAAFIAVWSTALQQYYVHFLQRKYSLGSFNLLGHTAPAQAASLLLIGPFLDYWLTTKRVDAYDYNVWSLMFIILSCTIAVGTNLSQFICIGRFTAVSFQVLGHMKTILVLIMGFFFFGKEGLNLHVVLGMIIAVVGMIWYGNASSKPGGKERRSHSLPTSRQQKHSGLSESTELDGKV